A window of the Sphaerobacter thermophilus DSM 20745 genome harbors these coding sequences:
- a CDS encoding SulP family inorganic anion transporter yields the protein MVSDVQPKQTHTGAVRAGAGVHLGRYVPIIDWLGRYRREDLIGDVMAGVVVAIMLVPQSMAYAMLAGLPPQAGLYASVLPLILYAVFGTSRTLAVGPVAIVSLMTATSVGALAPQGTAEYVALALLLALLVGVVQVVMGVARVGFLVNFLSTPVLSGFTSAAALVIGASQLATLLGLSIPGDSLHRTLLNLVRHLSDANPVTTAIGLGSILLLVFVRRALGRPLARWGVPPAAIGAVTKAGPLIVVVMGTLIVWGLRLHATASVQVVGSIPAGLPPLTVPRLDPDAVRALLPTAIAISFVSFMESVSVAKALASKQRQRIEANQELIGLGAANLGAALTGGYPVTGGFSRSVVNFTAGANTQLASIITAGLVALTVLFLTPLFQYLPRTVLAAIVIVAVASLIDVATLTRVWRYDKADAVSLLVTFMAVLVRGVEFGILAGMATAIFLHLWRTSRPHIAVVGRVGESETYRNVLRHETRTCPRVMAVRVDESLYFPNTRALEETLLRLVAERPETTDLVLIGSGINFIDASALAVLESLHVELRGAGVTLHLAEFKGPVMDRLRAAGFIDRIGRDRVFLSTHQAMQSLGCA from the coding sequence GTGGTATCCGACGTTCAACCGAAGCAGACCCACACCGGCGCGGTGCGCGCCGGGGCGGGCGTGCATCTCGGCCGGTACGTTCCGATCATCGACTGGCTCGGTCGCTACCGCCGTGAGGACCTGATCGGCGACGTGATGGCCGGGGTGGTCGTGGCGATCATGCTCGTCCCTCAGAGCATGGCCTACGCGATGCTCGCGGGCCTACCGCCCCAGGCCGGTCTCTACGCCAGCGTCCTGCCTCTCATCCTCTATGCCGTCTTCGGCACGAGCCGCACGCTGGCGGTCGGGCCAGTGGCGATCGTGTCCCTGATGACGGCGACGAGTGTCGGCGCGCTGGCTCCCCAGGGGACCGCCGAGTACGTGGCGCTGGCGCTGCTATTGGCGCTGCTAGTCGGTGTCGTGCAGGTGGTGATGGGGGTTGCGCGCGTTGGGTTCCTGGTGAACTTCCTCAGCACCCCCGTCCTCTCCGGATTCACCAGCGCCGCCGCATTGGTGATCGGAGCGAGCCAGCTCGCGACCCTGCTGGGTCTGAGCATCCCAGGCGACTCCTTGCATCGGACCCTGCTCAATCTCGTGCGGCACCTCAGCGACGCGAACCCGGTCACCACTGCAATCGGCCTCGGCAGCATTCTCCTACTTGTCTTTGTACGCCGCGCCCTGGGGCGGCCGCTCGCGCGTTGGGGGGTGCCGCCTGCGGCCATTGGAGCGGTCACCAAGGCCGGCCCACTCATCGTCGTGGTAATGGGCACGCTGATCGTCTGGGGGCTGCGGCTGCATGCGACCGCGAGCGTGCAGGTGGTCGGCTCGATACCGGCCGGATTGCCACCGTTGACGGTGCCTCGCCTGGATCCCGACGCGGTCCGAGCACTCCTCCCGACGGCGATTGCAATCAGCTTTGTGAGCTTCATGGAGAGCGTCTCGGTCGCCAAGGCGCTGGCGAGCAAGCAGCGGCAGCGCATCGAGGCCAACCAGGAGTTGATCGGCCTCGGCGCAGCCAACCTGGGTGCGGCGCTGACTGGCGGCTACCCGGTCACCGGGGGCTTCAGCCGCTCGGTCGTCAACTTCACGGCCGGCGCCAACACGCAACTGGCATCGATCATCACGGCGGGGCTGGTTGCACTGACGGTGCTCTTCTTGACCCCGCTTTTCCAGTACCTGCCCCGGACAGTACTCGCGGCCATCGTGATCGTGGCGGTGGCGTCACTGATCGACGTGGCCACGCTCACGCGCGTGTGGCGCTACGACAAGGCCGACGCAGTATCCCTGCTCGTCACCTTCATGGCGGTGCTGGTGCGAGGCGTTGAGTTCGGAATCCTGGCCGGTATGGCTACCGCGATCTTCCTCCACTTGTGGCGCACGAGTCGCCCGCACATCGCGGTCGTCGGCCGTGTCGGGGAAAGCGAGACCTACCGCAACGTACTGCGCCACGAGACACGGACCTGCCCACGCGTCATGGCCGTCCGGGTCGACGAGAGCCTGTACTTCCCGAATACGCGGGCCCTCGAAGAGACGCTGCTCCGGCTGGTCGCCGAGCGGCCGGAGACCACGGACCTGGTCCTGATCGGCTCCGGCATCAACTTCATCGATGCCAGCGCGCTTGCGGTGCTGGAGTCGCTCCACGTCGAGCTGCGAGGCGCGGGAGTGACCCTGCACCTGGCTGAGTTCAAGGGGCCGGTCATGGACCGACTCCGCGCGGCCGGGTTCATCGACCGGATCGGGCGAGACCGCGTCTTCCTCAGCACACACCAAGCGATGCAGTCGCTGGGATGCGCCTGA
- a CDS encoding RNA polymerase sigma factor, producing MVKPWEIDLTVYEDEQALLDGLRRREPVACTCLLKRFGPRMYQLAIRLMGDPDEAEGVLQEALIQACRRIEDFEGRSGLGTWLHRIVTNTALMRLRRRKPVTVDLHEQLQKRAAVPPALVDATTEPSAEVMGAELRAMIDRALADLPDTLRTAFVLREIEGLSTREAAAELGISESALKVRVHRARLALRAALAPYLDDTGAGGKEAT from the coding sequence ATGGTCAAGCCCTGGGAGATTGATCTCACCGTCTACGAGGATGAACAGGCGCTGCTCGACGGGCTCCGTCGCCGGGAGCCGGTCGCCTGCACCTGCTTGCTCAAGCGCTTCGGGCCGCGTATGTACCAGCTCGCCATCCGGTTGATGGGTGACCCCGACGAGGCAGAGGGGGTGCTGCAGGAGGCGCTCATCCAGGCGTGTAGGCGTATTGAGGACTTCGAGGGACGCAGCGGGCTCGGTACCTGGCTGCATCGGATCGTGACGAACACCGCGCTCATGCGCCTCCGGCGCCGGAAGCCGGTCACGGTCGACCTGCACGAGCAGTTGCAGAAGCGGGCCGCGGTACCGCCCGCACTCGTAGACGCCACGACGGAGCCGAGCGCCGAGGTGATGGGGGCCGAGCTGCGCGCGATGATCGACCGTGCGCTGGCGGATCTGCCCGACACGCTGCGGACGGCGTTCGTGTTGCGGGAGATCGAGGGGCTGAGCACGCGCGAGGCCGCGGCTGAGCTGGGCATCTCGGAGAGTGCGCTGAAGGTCCGTGTGCACCGCGCGCGTCTGGCCTTGCGCGCCGCACTCGCTCCGTACCTCGACGACACCGGCGCCGGCGGGAAGGAAGCGACCTGA